A single region of the Salvelinus sp. IW2-2015 linkage group LG20, ASM291031v2, whole genome shotgun sequence genome encodes:
- the mfsd6l gene encoding major facilitator superfamily domain-containing protein 6-like: protein MKRNKQIDIXGALVLSSIFHFLYSCARACILPFLTLYLRYLGLTPSMTGLLMSTKHLISLVWSPLASFLSKHYNKRRAVITGSLVCSAGAALIVLLIPSTGVETLTSHCNISHLSVSPTEELSDYVHVVGSEMPTTHTTIVSQSAAHESSPTETTSDTMSSTVSMSKATTYTLQLQHSNNVTTLQLQHSNNVTTQWSQVNVSVANHSIGGERNGLESHHGASNTSPTVRRVSRSAEKEKQREKDEARLEFLGXLKVMDVQHQLFFMLLIVVSIWELMAAPLEWTVDDGLYEYLDFVDASDRYXSTGVWGLLGAVCGVSGAGLLVSHLDCLIGSHTPRXAVHFYSYXXVTTLAVPVVAFLPLYLNKKRSRSTGLFKALQLVRGDLRALLCAATXFLMGLAGSAVDDFLLWQMQDHGSSELHMGLSLAVALLSRAAFPLLSGRVSKXLSPGRVLLVGTACLALQCLYYSFLWXPWAAIPVQVLSCFSSGALWWAVQVQCXDVATXGTERSVRRVYQALSLDLGAGLGSMAGGFVVHRFGVSVLFRGVAVMLLLWCLFLPLLQWKAPRQRRINYSRLLAADTSEVSESESEQETDWLEKVMEDDEQ from the coding sequence ATGAAGAGGAACAAGCAGATCGACATTAAKGGTGCTCTAGTCCTCTCCAGCATCTTCCACTTCCTGTATTCTTGTGCCAGAGCCTGCATCCTCCCCTTCCTCACCCTGTACCTCAGATACCTGGGCCTCACTCCCTCCATGACGGGCCTTCTCATGAGCACCAAACATCTCATCTCCCTGGTCTGGAGCCCTCTGGCCAGCTTTCTGTCCAAACACTACAACAAGAGGAGGGCAGTGATTACAGGGTCTCTGGTCTGTTCAGCAGGGGCAGCCCTCATCGTCCTGCTCATCCCATCCACAGGCGTCGAGACGCTGACCAGTCACTGCAACATCTCTCACCTCAGTGTGAGCCCCactgaagagctgagtgactATGTGCATGTTGTTGGCAGTGAAATGCCTACCACCCACACTACCATTGTGTCCCAGTCAGCAGCACATGAATCTTCACCTACAGAGACAACCAGTGACACTATGTCTTCCACTGTTTCAATGAGCAAAGCCACAACCTACACTCTCCAGCTGCAACATTCCAACAATGTGACTACTCTCCAGCTGCAACATTCCAACAATGTGACTACTCAATGGTCACAAGTGAATGTATCTGTGGCCAACCACAgtataggaggggagagaaatgGCTTAGAGTCCCACCATGGTGCCTCCAACACTTCACCCACAGTGAGGAGGGTTAGCAGGTCAGCAGAAaaggagaagcagagggagaaggATGARGCCCGCTTAGAGTTCCTGGGAARCCTCAAAGTTATGGACGTCCAGCACCAGCTCTTCTTCATGCTCCTCATCGTGGTGTCGATATGGGAGCTGATGGCCGCCCCTCTGGAATGGACCGTGGACGATGGGCTGTATGAGTATTTGGATTTTGTGGATGCCTCTGATCGCTATRGTAGCACAGGAGTGTGGGGGCTGCTTGGGGCAGTGTGTGGGGTGAGTGGTGCAGGACTGCTGGTGAGCCACCTGGACTGCCTCATTGGCTCACACACACCCAGGRGMGCTGTCCACTTCTACTCCTATGYAKCTGTGACAACCCTGGCCGTGCCTGTGGTGGCCTTCCTGCCCCTCTACCTAAACAAGAAGCGTAGTCGCTCCACTGGGCTCTTCAAAGCTTTACAGCTGGTGCGAGGGGACCTCCGTGCCCTGCTGTGTGCTGCCACTRCCTTCCTAATGGGKCTGGCGGGGTCTGCGGTGGATGACTTCCTGCTGTGGCAGATGCAGGACCATGGGAGCAGCGAGCTGCACATGGGMCTCTCTTTAGCCGTAGCGTTGCTCTCCCGGGCCGCCTTCCCTCTGCTGAGTGGCCGGGTGTCGAAGYTYCTGAGCCCAGGCAGGGTGCTGCTGGTGGGGACGGCCTGCYTGGCCCTGCAGTGCCTCTACTACTCCTTCCTGTGGKGCCCMTGGGCTGCAATACCTGTCCAGGTGCTGAGCTGCTTCAGCAGTGGCGCCCTCTGGTGGGCAGTGCAGGTGCAGTGCGRGGACGTGGCCACGCSGGGCACRGAGAGGAGCGTGAGGAGGGTCTACCAGGCCCTCTCTCTGGACCTGGGGGCAGGGCTGGGCAGCATGGCCGGGGGGTTTGTTGTCCACAGGTTTGGGGTATCTGTGCTATTCAGAGGGGTAGCGGTGATGCTGCTCCTGTGGTGCCTGTTTCTGCCCCTGCTCCAGTGGAAAGCCCCACGCCAACGCAGGATCAACTACTCCCGCCTCCTCGCTGCTGACACCAGTGAAGTGAGCGAATCCGAGTCGGAGCAGGAGACAGACTGGCTGGAGAAAGTCATGGAGGATGACGAGCAATAA
- the LOC111980108 gene encoding major facilitator superfamily domain-containing protein 6-like encodes MKRNKQINIKGALVLSSIFHFLYSCARACILPFLTLYLRYLGLTPSMTGLLMSTKHLISLVWSPLASFLSKHYNKRRAVITGSLVCSAGAALVLLLISSTGVETLTSHCNISHLSVSPTEELSDYVRVVGSVMPTXHTTILSQSATHESSPTETTSYTVSSAVSMSKATTYTLQLQHSNNVTSQWSQVNVSVANHSIGGERNGLESHHGASNTSPTVRRVSRSAEKKKQREKDEARLEFLGNLKVMDVQHQLFFMLLIVVSIWELMAAPLEWTXILGPAFGTLAFLDIATIL; translated from the coding sequence ATGAAGAGGAACAAGCAGATCAACATTAAGGGTGCTCTAGTCCTCTCCAGCATCTTCCACTTCCTGTATTCTTGTGCCAGAGCCTGCATCCTCCCCTTCCTCACCCTGTACCTCAGATACCTGGGCCTCACTCCCTCCATGACGGGCCTTCTCATGAGCACCAAACATCTCATCTCCCTGGTCTGGAGCCCTCTGGCCAGCTTTCTGTCCAAACACTACAACAAGAGGAGGGCTGTGATTACAGGGTCTCTGGTCTGTTCAGCAGGGGCAGCCCTCGTCCTCCTGCTTATCTCATCCACAGGCGTCGAGACGCTGACCAGTCACTGCAACATCTCTCACCTCAGTGTGAGCCCCactgaagagctgagtgactATGTGCGTGTTGTTGGCAGTGTAATGCCTACCASCCACACTACCATTTTGTCCCAGTCAGCAACACATGAATCTTCACCTACGGAGACAACCAGTTACACTGTGTCTTCCGCTGTTTCAATGAGCAAAGCCACAACCTACACTCTCCAGCTGCAACATTCCAACAATGTGACTTCTCAATGGTCACAAGTGAATGTATCTGTGGCCAACCACAgtataggaggggagagaaatgGCTTAGAGTCCCACCACGGTGCCTCCAACACTTCGCCCACAGTGAGGAGGGTTAGCAGGTCAGCAGAAAAGAAGAAGCAGAGGGAGAAGGATGAGGCCCGCTTAGAGTTCCTGGGAAACCTCAAAGTTATGGACGTCCAGCACCAGCTCTTCTTCATGCTCCTCATCGTGGTGTCGATATGGGAGCTGATGGCCGCCCCTCTGGAATGGACCGNtattttaggcccagcttttggaactttggctttcctggatatagccactatattgtga